The DNA region CCACCTCTGACCCCACCTCAGGCCCCTGCCGAGGCTTCGCTGTCCCCCTGCTTTGTCTAAAGAAATGAGAGCCAGAGAGAGCCAGCCGCAGGCTCCCGGGGGGCCATTTCTGATGGGAAAACTTTCCCGTTTGCCTAAATGAATCAAACCCATTTCTCTCCCATACATACATATTTCATGGGCTTCCTCTCTGTGTAATTTAATTATCACTGTTGTTAGTGTTGATGTCCTGGCTGCAGCTCTGCGCCTCGGACCCCGGGATCCCAGTGTGCTGCGGGCTCTGAGGAGGAGCCCGGAGAACGGAACCATCGCTATGGCAACAGGACGCCGGCATATTTCCCGGTGATCTATTGCTTTAATCCTGAGGGCTCTGAGAATATTGCCAGCATTAATAAATAAGTCTAAATAATACCCTGGTGAGATCGGTATTACTCTTTCCATTTTACTGATGGGTGAACAGAAACTTCGGGGGGCTGGCCTGACAGCAGAGGTGAGGGAGGTGGTGATGTGCAAGGAGACCGAGCCACCCCGGCTCCCCAGGGGCCCAGCGCCCCTGCTGGTGGCCGTGTCGGGGCCGCAGACGCCTTCCTGGAGGGTCCTGCCGGGACCGTGCCAGCCGAGGGCACGCTGGATGTGCTGCCCTCACTCCTCCGTCCCTCGGTCTCTGTGTGTGCGACAGTGTGTTCCCTGGAGGAGGCAGGCCTTGGTCCGTTCACAGCCTTGGCGCCCCGGCGAGCGTGACCAGGACGATTCCTGAGCGGGGTTCCGGGGTGGAGAGGCAGGGGCGGGCAGGGCACAGGCTTTCTCCGTGATGGGTGTTGGGCAGCGATCGCAAAGCCACCAGCCAGCACATGCGTGCAAATGTGTGATACCCCTTTTATGTTTCCAGCTACAGCTGAACCTCCATGTGCCCCCTGGAAGGAGACCCCCCCCTGTCCTTGGTGGTCCTGGGGCTACTCAGGTGAGGAGTTGGTCTTATCTCCAAGTGTCCCTGCCACAGAGTCACAGCTGGACACGGGCCCGGAGCCCGGCGGCTGCTTGCCCGGCCTGATCTCGCCTCCCCTCGTGCCGGGGGCTGGGTCCCCCACGGCTGCTGCTGCCCTTGCGCTGCCTTCCCACTCCTCTCTCCCTGAACCGCTTCCCCCTCAGGCTGCGCTCTGGCCCCAGGAACGGCCCCCGGCCTGCACCGATCCGCCCGGCAGCTCTCCTCCCCAGTCCTCTGCCCTGTCCGCTGCCAGACCTCCTTCTTCTTCAAGGTGAGGATCTTTGGGATCCTTTATCTTCTGGGAACCGCAGTCAAGGCCGCCACCCAGTCCCACAGAGGGGTCCTACTAATGTGGGAGCAAACAACAGGGGCTCTGCAGCCCTGTCCCTTCATTAAGGTACCCCTGTTGCTCCTGGCCACATCGACCTGTCCCCGTCCTCTGAGACCACTTCTGTCCCCCTACCAGACTTGGGGCAGCGTCGGGCTCAAATGCCCCCCATTAGGCAATGAAGCCAGAACACTGGGGACGGAGGTCTTTCTGGACTGTTCCAGGTCTTCCTGGAGACAAAGGCCAGTCCGGGATCCTGTGCTGACGGCATCTCTGCTGAAATGGGCCGTGTGGCCTCCCTGGTGCCGCCCCTGCATGTGTGTCTTCCCCCCactgttctgtgaggccctgtgtccACCTGCCATGGTGGGGCAGAGCCATGCCTGTGGAGCAGACGCGTGTGGGGCTGCCCAGCCCGtagcaccctgctctgcacccCATCTCTGGCGGAGGCCGATTAGAGCAGGTGCGAGCACCCAGCCCCAACTGGTTCCATAGATCCTCCGTAGCCATTTGGAATCGGGCTGCGGATGGTGGTGACCATACCTGAACCGAGAGGGCATGTGGGGCAGGTGGCTGGGCAGGCGGGGAGGGtgctgggagggaggagaggggaggacagTAGAGGGGAGGGGAGCGAGGAGAGGAAGGGGGTCCTGGGGAAACGGAGGGCTGGGCAGAAGCAGGAAGGAGAGACCCCGGGGGAGCGAGGAGGCACCCTGCGTCCAACGATGTTCTGTTCTGTTCTGCTCCTCTGGAGGCCCAGCCGGCAGCCCGGCGCAAATCTGTGACGTCCTCTGACCTCGTTCTACTTGGTGGCCAGGCAGGGGAGGATTAACGGGCAGGCCTTGGTTTCTCAAACCCTGCACATTCCAAATAAACGCTAGTCTTCAGAGAATTAGAATGTTCTGCCTAGTTCAGAGTGTTTTGCATGCCCGAGGCCAGGCTGgaccagtttggagaagtttatTCTGACAATGTGATTTATGGCATCTGTGTTTTCCCCAGGAGCCAGTCACGCAGGTGCTGCGGGCTTACCTGACCGACGCCCAGCGTGACCCTGGACACCAGCACTCAGGGGAGAGTCCCTGGTTGGGGACACTGGGCACCTGTCTCCATGGTTCTGGTGGAGTGAAGCGTGCCCCCGAGGGGCCCCACTGGGGGAGCACACTGGGAAGCTGAGGGCCGGTCCCGGGACTTCTCCCAGCAGCCTTTCCCTCTGCTGACTTCCACCTGCACCCTTTCTCTTTCATACTCTGTATCTGAGGGTGTAACAACCTTTTCTGAGTCCCGACAGCACTAGTGAGTCAGTGAGGCTGGCCTTGGGGACCCCCGACACAGGGGCTTGGGGTGGCTTATGCATATTTCTTTCCCTTGCAAATAAAACAGCCTTGCTGGAGGCAGTTTGGCCTGGGTGTACCAGGAAGGGGCCCAGCAGGGAACGGTACACTCAGCTTGGGTgaccagcaggcccagggctggcACCCCTGGGGGCTGAGTGGGGGCCCAGTCGGAACACAGAGGAAACTGGCGGCAGGAAGGAGCTGCTCACAGAGGCTGTGGCGCAGGTGGGGGCACTGACTGCCCACGGTGGCCTGCCAGGGGGAAAGCCAGAGGACATCGGGCAGGTTGTGACCTGCTTCCTTCTCCTCCAGGCTCCCTCAGGGCCTCTCACCAGGCAGATCCAGGGCGGATGGGCCTGCAGGGGCAAGTAGACCTCAGTGCTGGGAAGGAGGGGGCCCATGTGgccaggccccatgcagggaCTGTCCCTGGGCCCTTATGGAGGACGAGGCTCAGGGTACAAGGGGCCTGCATAGCCGCCCACCCAGGCACAGGATGGCTGAGCGTGGCTGGAGCTGGTGCAGCCTGGAGGTGTGAGCTCCCGAGTGGGGCTCAGGAAGGAGGGAAGCGGGGGCCGCCTGCTAGCAGGGGTGAGGCGGGTGGGGGAGTCAGGAGGCCAGCTGCCTCTGAGGGTGGCACGCGCCGCAGAGCCCCCGGCTTCCACCCACTGCCCGCAGGCCTGGGGAGAGGTGGAGTAAAGTGGGGTGGGCTGCCCGGATGTCCCAGTGGGGCTTCCCTGCCGGCTCACAGCCCTTCCCCATGGGCAGGGTTCTCAGGCAGCTGCTGGGACGGAACGGGCAAGCCCAAGTGTAAAGAATGCGTGGGAAGGACTTGCTAGTTAATTTGATAATTAGTGAGTGCCCTTCCTTTTCCCACAAAGGACTCAAGGCAGTTTAGAAGAGCCCATACAGCACGACAATTACACAGTAGAGACAGAGTCACTGGGccaggaaaatataaataaggTGGGGTGGGTGCAGGCAGGCAGCCCTGTGGCCCTAGGAGAGAGCTCACACCCCTTGCCCAGGCCCATGGCCTGCCTCTGTCCTCTGGCCCCCAGTTCTGGACCCCTGGGCATGTTCAGCTGCCACGGAGTCCTTGCTTCTGCATCATGTCATGGGGGCTGATTCCACTCGTTTACTCTCTGTCCTCCTCGAGCTGGTTGGCCCGTGCTGTTGCCCTTGGGTCCCTGTGAGTGTCCTGTGTGGCACCATGTCCCCTAACTGCACCTGCCAGCCTTGGTCCACGGCACCCTCCTTGCCGCCCTGGCCAGCAGGCTGCTGCCTTCCCATCTGGTCTGTGAAAGGAGGGGTCTGAGCCCACCTCCCCAGGCTGCCCGGGGTCCTGGCAGGTGCCAGGTGCAGAGGAGGAGCTGAACGAGCAAGCGCTTGTGCAGAGGCAGGCGTTGCCCACCCTGGGGAGGGCCGCTTGCTTCTCTTCCCCTGTGTACTCCGCATTTGCTCTGCCCTGTGTATTTTAACTTAACATTGGCCTGTTccatacatgtagctgtcaagcaATGTCGGTTTCTTTTTGGAACAGGGCtgaagtgttaaaaaaaataagagaagaaaggacAATAAACAGTAAGCCTAAGGAAAGGGAGCATGCAAATTGGCAGGTGATTTGGACCCGTGCCATTTCTTTAAGCTGAGAGCTGAGTTGAAACGATGCTCTGAGCTCCCTGGCAGCAGAAGCCAGTGGGGCCTGGAGGGGCTGGAGTTGGGATGTGCTGGCCAGCAGGGTGGTACCCAGGGTCTCCCCCACGGGAAGAAAATGTGCCTTTGCCCTTATATGAACCTGGGGAGATGCAGTGGACGCTGGCCTGTGTGGTGAGTGGCCAGAATGGTCTGGGTAGGAAGGAGTACTGGCTGGAGTGGACAGGGAGGGCTTGTCCCCACGAGAAGCAGGCAGTGTCCCCGGGCTTCTTAACTGCAGACTCAGCCACAGACTCCAGGGCAGGCCTGGCCGGGCTGGTCAGAGGGCCACAGAGGCCAGAGCGGGCTGGCTGCCCCTGGCCCTGGCAGGCACCCGGTCACAGCACACAGAGTCACTCACCTGCTGTGGTCAGCTGGGACCAGCAGGCCCCTTTTGGTGCTCAGCCCTTCTAACTATGGTACGTGTGCAGCTTGgataaaaataaacccaaacgATGCACCTAATCCTTGTCCCACCCGCTCCTCTTCTGGCTCCAGTATACACTCCTCGCTGCAAACCTGGGCTCTGCTCCTGGGAGCTCTGGCACCCTGCTGCGACAGGGAGCTTTAGAGGGGTTGGTTTAATTAATTAAGTAATGATGGTAAACCCTGGCATTAATACCCACCTTGCAGGGCTGTTGAGCACAGCCCTACAAAGCCCTCCTATACTGGGCCCGgatctccctcccctctctaccTGCTTCCTGCCTCAGCTGCATGCCCCCTCCAGCCCTCTGTTGTCCATCCAGAGGGTATCTGGAATCCCCCATGTCTCAGTGCCTGGGTGCTGTGCCCGGCCCCTTGTCTGTTTTGCCAGCAGCACACTCCGGTCAGGCCATGCACTCCTCACCTGCATGCACACGGGAGCCCTGTCCTCTCCATCCACTCTATCCTGGCTGTGCTCCTTGCTCCTCCATGTCCCAGGGCAGAGCCTCTGCCTGGGACATTTGTCTCTGTGCCAGCCACTTTCCCCTCCTACTTCAGGGCTTGGCTCAAATGCCCCCTTCTCAGGAGACCCCCAACCACCTACCTGATGGTGGCTGTGTCCCTCCTGCCCAGCCCATGCATGCAGCACTGCTGACCTGCCCTGCGGGGAGCCCCGTGACCAGGCGTGGAGGGCCTTCCTGGAGTGGCCCGCATGGCCCATGATGGTCCTGGCCGAGGCCTGCCTGGCTGCTGGCTGTGGCGGGGTCAAGGGCAAGGAAGCAGGGATGATGTCTGTCTGCACGATTTCCCGTGGCCTGGCCCCACCCCCTCTCACAGGTACCAAGGCCACTGGACGGCCACCAGCCCTCCATGTGAGATTTGGAGGGAAGCTATAAAGGCGTCATGTGGACAGTGGGGGGACCCGGGAATTGCCCGCCGGCTTTGGGAGCAGTATCAGGCTTCCCCTTGTTCCTGGGGGAATAGATGGGCAAGGACAGCTGTGGTAGGAATGTGCTAGAGGTAAGCAATCACTCCTGACTTCATTAAGTCATACAATGAgttattttaattgttataaaTGAGGGCACAAGACAGAATAAAATATCTCTGAAATAATGGAGGATGAAATTTATAATGTAAAACGATTTAAAACAAGCAGCTCCAACAATTCAGTATGTGTTAAAATGGCATTTCAAGccagctgggcagggaggggttCATCTACCAGCCAATGTGTGGAGGGCCCACCAGGCCCAGTCATTCATCCCCCACAGTCCCCAGGGCCTGGGTCTGCCTGGCCTTGGCCGCTCACCTCACTTCCTGGCTGGAATGAATAGAGGTCCTTGTCTAGTTCTCAGTTCTTGGACCTCCTATGGCTGTAAGGCTGCCCTGTACGGCATGGAGGCACTGTGGGAGCCTGTCCCCTCATACTGTGTGGCCCCCTGAGGCCGAAGGGAGGGGAAGGGTCAGCCTCTGAGTCCTGCCTCCATAGCTCTGGGCCCAGATCTGACCCAGTGGACCCCCAGGGGCTGCTCAGGGAGGCACGGGGATGAGGCTGGTCAGTGTCCAGGCCAGCAGACCTTGGCCAGTGAGGGAGAGGTGGGTACcctcctgggcctctgtcctgcagcCCCTTTGTGTCCCTACCCATGCCCCACTTGGCTGGGCGCCGTCAGGGCTTGCTTCCCCTCCTGCCCTGTTGACTTCTCTGGCCTTCACCCTTGCTCCCAAGAAGCACTGGCACATATGTTTGACCTCAGGCTCTGATTTCTGGGGAAGCTGTAATGAAATACATgcttactgtgtgctaggcagtattctgggcactggggacataacaattcagaaaacagaagaacATCCTTGTCCTCATCAAGTTAATATTCTTGAAGTGGTGGTGGGCTGTGGAAGACAATAAACAAGTATGTTATATACAATGTCAGAGTGGTGAGTTTGGCCCAGGGATAAAAATgccaaggggagggagagaggagcagTTTTATGTAGACTGTTGCTAGAGCCTCAGCATCGAGGCTGGTATATGGACACAGACCTGTAGGAAGTGATGGAGAGCGCCAGGCGGGCCCAAGGGGAACAGTGTTCAGGTAAGGGAAtggaggtgcaaaggccctgaggcggGGCTGGGCTTGGCAAGTCCGAGGCCTGGGAAGGAAGCCGGAGCAGTTGGAGCAGGGTGAGCAAGGAGCAGAGTGGAGGACATAACAAGGCCAGACCTCACTGGGTCCCTGAGTCCTGCTGGTGCTGGGGAAGCAGAGAGATCCCGGGGCGTCACTGCGGTGAGAGGTGGTGGCGGCTTGCCACCTTGTTCAACAGAGGGGCTGGTGGCCAGGTTATGGGTGAGTTTTAAAGGAGCCAGTAGGTGTTAGATTCAGAtgcaaaagggagagagagagcaaggaTACATGTAAGTAGGCACATTCTGCTGTGATCATGCTTCTGTATGCACATGTGTGGTCACGTTTCTCTGGGCTGTATACTTAGAAGGGGATTTCATAAGATaagcattttttttcagtttcactagaTAAGGCCAAACTGTCTTTCAAACAGTTGTGCCACTGTGAACTACACACCCAGTGTTTGAAGGGCCTGAGAGTTCCCAGGGTCTGGTGGTGCTGCTGACACCTGGTACCGCCAGACTTCAATGTTTGCCAGTATGATGGGCATGTGGGGTGTTGCGTTACACTCTTGGtttgtgttttcttgttttgtttgtgaTGCAGGCATTACTGTTTAAATACaagtcattaaaatatatttgaaataataaaagcaaagagaaactggCTCTAAAATtccaaaaattaataaaaactggAAGAAAGAAGGAGGGGAGTGTGGGGAGGAGTGAAATGTGCCTGTTTTCATTTTACACTGGGTTAGTCAGTGGGCATGGCCTCAGCAACTTACTGGGCCTTGTGTGATACGAATGCAGGGAAAACCAGAAGGCTCTGTGTCACCCTGGAAACTTCCCTTTGTGCTCCTTAGCTGTGCTTCTTTGGAGACACAGAGACTAAAGCTCTAAGGTGGGCAGAATTGTGGGGAGCATGGGTATGGTTTTAAGCAGGGGCTGGTAGAATAAGTCAATTCTCTTAACTTGGTTTCATACTTGAGTCCAAGTTCCTAAACAGTTTCCGGTTGTCCAAAGCTATGGAACTGGGAAAACTTAACCTGGCAGCCATGCCCCAGAAGTGGAACATGAAGCGGCCTGAAGATATGCAGTGAGCAGCAGGCTCAGGCTAGGGTGTCACCTTCCCTTGCCCGGGCCGGCAGGGTACTTGGGGCTCCCGCCACTGTCCCTGGAGGTGCTGCCTCCCTTTGCTCAGTGACCTTTTCCAGTTGTAGTTCTTTGTAAACAACCGCATTCCAGAGTAACTTCAGGCCCCTTGGTCAACATCAGCCCCTTCAACCGCAGCACGAACTTaaggaaaatgtgaaagaaaCATAAGAACAGTGAACAACTGTAACATGGCTCTCTGGGGGCTGGATGCATCAATAAGACATGGTGACTCTCAGTGGTATAATCAGTGGGATGATGGAAAGTATACACACCAGACTCTCTGCCCTTCAGAACGAGAAGCCATGTCCTTTCCCAGGGCCCATGGGacactttcaaaaatatttcattcattaaGCAACAGGCAAGAAAAAACTTCCAGTAAATTCCTCCTAATAGAAATTATATAGGTTGGTACTTTGACCCAGTGCAGTGAAATGGAGATTaataacaaaagtaaaaacaaaaacctccatccatgtgaaaattaaacaaacatAAGAAGCACTGCAACCATTTCCTAAATAACTTCTGAATCAATGAGAAATTTGAAACTATAATTGCTGAATACTAATGGCAATGTGCAAACCTATATATTAAGACACAGGAAATTTGCCAAAGTTATAATGCAGCAAATTCATGACCCTAAATATTTTCAGTGTTaggcagagaagagaaataaataaagtgagCTTTTgattcaagttaaaaaaaagga from Manis pentadactyla isolate mManPen7 chromosome 8, mManPen7.hap1, whole genome shotgun sequence includes:
- the LOC130684520 gene encoding uncharacterized protein LOC130684520; protein product: MCKEGLVLSLGAFWRACWWLSGDRGQRTHCQGLLRDKVHTEHCGLNKWSTHGGQGLQGATAEPPCAPWKETPPCPWWSWGYSGCALAPGTAPGLHRSARQLSSPVLCPVRCQTSFFFKTWGSVGLKCPPLGNEARTLGTEVFLDCSRSSWRQRPVRDPVLTASLLKWAVWPPWCRPCMCVFPPLFCEALCPPAMVGQSHACGADACGAAQPVAPCSAPHLWRRPIRAGASTQPQLVP